A genomic window from Deltaproteobacteria bacterium includes:
- the dnaE gene encoding DNA polymerase III subunit alpha — protein sequence MSGGAGFVHLHCHTYYSLLDGANPIGALAAQARAHGMSACAMTDHGNLFGAIEFYQAMTAAGIQPILGCEAYLLPKGAYTDRDPRTGENALCHLTLLARNLAGYRNLCRLSSYAYLDGFYYKPRIDKALLAAHSDGLLCLTGCLNSELARHLGEGNMAAAQAATEWYLRTFGEDHVFFEIMRHDLPAQPQVNGGLIELARRYARPLVATNDCHYLRRDQAAAHDALLCIQTAKMLTDAKRLKMDSDQFYFRSPDEMRALFADLPDAVTNTTLVAQACALELDFKTYHFPKFHVPGDRDLRDVLREHTTAGLAARWAEIVLRQGGDTAELRTRYEARLQTELECITAMGFAGYFLIVADFIQFAKQQGIPVGPGRGSAAGSLVSYCLQITDIDPIYFGCFFERFLNPERVSMPDMDIDFCMRGRERVIQYVQQRYGNVGQIITFGKMKAKAVVRDVARVMGLPYGEADRIAKLIPNTLGITLAEALEAEPQLQTLAKKDERIAQLLTTAQSLEGFPRHASTHAAGVVISDRPLTDFVPLYRGTNGETVTQFDMKAVEKIGLIKFDFLGLKTLTILHDALALLRHQDKPVPDLNALPLNDPDIFAMLGRGDTQGIFQLESSGMTDLVVRLQPSVFEDLVALVALFRPGPLGSGMVDDFINRKHGRTPIEYPLPQLEPILRETYGVILYQEQVMQIASALANYSLGEADLLRRAMGKKKAEEMAQQQARFLEGCATNHIPPAKAAMIFDLMEKFAGYGFNKSHSVAYAMISYQTAYLKAHTPTEFFAAVLSNEMGATDKVLQYLQDAKSHGITVLPPDVNACEEQFTIVGESTIRFGLAAVKNVGSAAIEAIVEARHTGGPLQHLFDCAERIDTRRVNRRVWESLIKCGALDTLGVERATLLASLDLALDYGAARQRDRASNQESLFAGVANAPEATPAYIVSPPWEERERLAHEKALLGFYLTGHPLEQFTTVLEQFGSARTDTLLQVGDRQPVRIGGVVAARREILTKRGEKMGFITLEDLHGTVEVVVFSDRYVPALALLQSDTPLFIIGTTDANEETVKIICDEVFPLEEAPTRLARGIHVRMDAAETASRHLDQLRSVLQRFVGECPVYLHLVVPEQSETILTLPQVRAAPTLALQQAVAEVFGRDVTRFEL from the coding sequence ATGAGTGGCGGCGCCGGGTTTGTGCATCTGCATTGTCACACCTATTACAGCCTGCTCGACGGTGCGAATCCGATCGGCGCGTTGGCAGCGCAAGCAAGGGCGCACGGCATGTCGGCCTGTGCGATGACCGATCACGGCAATCTGTTCGGCGCGATCGAGTTTTATCAAGCAATGACGGCGGCGGGGATCCAACCGATCCTCGGCTGCGAGGCGTATCTGCTCCCCAAAGGCGCGTATACGGATCGCGATCCGCGCACCGGCGAAAACGCGCTCTGCCACTTGACGTTGCTCGCCCGCAATCTCGCGGGTTATCGCAACTTGTGCCGCCTCTCCAGCTACGCGTATCTCGACGGCTTCTATTACAAACCGCGGATCGACAAGGCGCTGCTCGCGGCGCACAGTGACGGACTGCTCTGTCTGACCGGCTGCCTCAACAGCGAGCTCGCGCGTCACTTGGGCGAAGGGAACATGGCAGCGGCACAGGCCGCGACGGAGTGGTATCTGCGGACGTTCGGCGAGGATCATGTGTTTTTCGAGATCATGCGCCATGACCTCCCGGCGCAACCGCAGGTCAACGGCGGCTTGATCGAACTGGCGCGCCGCTACGCGCGCCCGCTCGTCGCCACCAACGACTGCCACTACTTGCGCCGCGACCAAGCGGCCGCGCACGATGCGCTACTCTGCATCCAGACCGCGAAGATGTTGACCGATGCCAAGCGGTTGAAGATGGATTCCGATCAGTTCTACTTCCGCAGTCCCGATGAAATGCGCGCGCTGTTCGCCGATCTTCCCGACGCCGTGACCAACACCACGCTCGTCGCGCAGGCTTGCGCGCTGGAACTCGACTTCAAGACGTACCACTTTCCGAAATTTCACGTCCCCGGCGATCGCGACTTGCGCGACGTCTTACGGGAACATACGACCGCCGGACTGGCCGCGCGGTGGGCGGAGATCGTACTGCGCCAAGGCGGCGACACGGCGGAGTTGCGGACGCGCTACGAGGCGCGGCTCCAAACCGAACTGGAGTGCATCACCGCGATGGGATTCGCCGGATATTTTCTGATCGTCGCCGACTTCATCCAGTTCGCGAAGCAGCAAGGCATTCCGGTCGGTCCGGGACGCGGCTCGGCGGCCGGATCGCTCGTCTCGTACTGCCTGCAAATCACCGACATCGACCCGATCTATTTCGGCTGCTTCTTCGAGCGCTTCCTCAATCCGGAACGGGTCAGCATGCCCGATATGGACATCGACTTCTGCATGCGCGGCCGGGAGCGGGTGATTCAATATGTGCAACAGCGTTACGGCAACGTCGGGCAAATCATCACGTTCGGGAAGATGAAGGCGAAGGCCGTGGTGCGCGACGTCGCGCGCGTGATGGGATTACCATACGGCGAGGCGGATCGGATCGCGAAACTGATTCCGAACACGCTCGGGATCACGTTGGCGGAGGCCCTGGAGGCGGAGCCGCAACTACAAACGTTGGCGAAGAAAGACGAGCGCATCGCGCAGCTCTTGACCACAGCGCAGTCGTTGGAAGGATTTCCGCGTCACGCCTCAACGCATGCGGCCGGCGTCGTCATTTCCGACCGGCCGCTGACCGACTTCGTGCCGCTCTACCGTGGGACGAACGGCGAAACGGTCACGCAGTTCGACATGAAGGCGGTCGAAAAAATCGGACTCATCAAGTTCGACTTCCTCGGCCTGAAAACGCTGACGATCTTGCACGACGCGCTCGCGTTACTGCGCCACCAGGACAAACCGGTCCCGGATCTGAACGCGCTGCCGCTGAATGATCCGGACATTTTTGCCATGTTGGGACGCGGCGACACCCAAGGGATTTTCCAATTGGAAAGCTCCGGCATGACCGATCTCGTGGTTCGGCTGCAACCGAGCGTCTTCGAAGACCTCGTCGCGTTAGTCGCCCTATTTCGTCCGGGACCGCTGGGGAGCGGAATGGTCGACGACTTTATCAACCGCAAGCACGGTCGCACTCCGATCGAATATCCGCTGCCGCAACTCGAACCGATCCTGCGCGAAACTTATGGTGTCATTCTATACCAAGAACAAGTGATGCAGATTGCGAGCGCGTTGGCGAATTACTCGCTCGGTGAAGCGGATCTGTTACGCCGCGCGATGGGAAAGAAAAAAGCGGAAGAAATGGCCCAGCAACAAGCGCGCTTCCTGGAAGGCTGCGCGACGAACCACATTCCGCCGGCGAAAGCGGCAATGATCTTCGACTTGATGGAAAAGTTCGCCGGCTACGGATTCAATAAATCGCACAGCGTCGCATACGCGATGATTTCGTACCAAACGGCGTATCTGAAGGCGCACACCCCGACCGAATTTTTCGCTGCGGTGTTGAGCAATGAAATGGGTGCAACCGACAAGGTATTGCAATATTTACAAGACGCGAAGTCCCACGGGATCACCGTGTTGCCCCCGGACGTCAACGCCTGCGAGGAGCAATTCACCATCGTCGGCGAGTCCACGATCCGCTTCGGTCTGGCGGCGGTGAAAAACGTCGGCAGCGCGGCGATCGAGGCCATCGTGGAGGCGCGCCACACCGGCGGACCATTGCAACACCTGTTCGATTGCGCAGAGCGGATCGATACGCGACGAGTCAACCGCCGCGTCTGGGAGAGCCTGATCAAATGCGGAGCGCTCGACACGCTCGGCGTGGAACGGGCGACGTTGCTCGCTTCGCTCGATTTGGCGCTCGATTACGGCGCTGCGCGGCAGCGGGATCGGGCCTCGAATCAAGAGAGTCTGTTTGCCGGGGTTGCGAACGCGCCAGAGGCCACGCCGGCCTATATCGTCTCGCCGCCATGGGAGGAACGAGAACGCCTGGCCCACGAAAAGGCGCTGCTCGGTTTTTACCTGACGGGGCATCCGCTGGAGCAGTTCACCACGGTCTTGGAACAATTTGGCTCCGCGCGCACCGACACATTGCTGCAAGTCGGCGATCGCCAGCCGGTGCGGATCGGCGGCGTGGTCGCGGCGCGACGCGAGATCCTCACGAAGCGCGGCGAAAAAATGGGGTTCATCACGTTGGAAGACCTCCACGGCACCGTCGAAGTGGTCGTCTTTTCCGACCGCTACGTCCCAGCGCTTGCGCTGTTGCAGAGCGACACCCCGCTGTTCATCATCGGGACGACCGACGCCAATGAAGAAACGGTCAAAATTATCTGCGACGAAGTCTTCCCGCTGGAGGAAGCACCCACGCGCTTAGCGCGCGGTATCCATGTCCGGATGGACGCGGCAGAGACCGCCTCGCGCCACCTCGATCAACTGCGCAGCGTGCTGCAACGCTTCGTCGGGGAGTGCCCGGTCTATCTCCACCTCGTGGTACCGGAACAGAGCGAGACCATCCTGACGTTGCCACAAGTCCGGGCCGCACCGACGCTCGCGCTGCAACAGGCCGTCGCAGAAGTATTCGGCCGCGACGTCACGCGCTTCGAACTATGA
- the hflX gene encoding GTPase HflX → MSPIPERVYLLGVRRPAQTRGDMLRSLDELRRLVDTAGGVVVGHATQELKRAASATLIHRGKVEAIRSDLIATTTALVAVDAELTPAQNRNLADAWGCKVLDRTAVILDIFARRARTRAGRLQVALAQLQYRLPRLAGHGEALMQQAGHIGNRGPGETKLEIDRRRVREQITRLQRDLRQLGRQRALHRERRGSIPLPLVALIGYTNAGKSTLFNALTHEAVLVEDRLFATLDPTVRQIKLPSGRTILCTDTVGFIRNLPHQLVEAFHATFEEVAAASLLCHIIDASSDDAAAQSRVVDRVLTELQLHEIPRLTVYNKCDVLHPTCTHETDALLTSATHRTGLAALLDTIDQRLRAGLHPVRLRLPYAQAGVVAELYRLGHVVRVQHRAEAIHIEAFAPEKVVRRLACYAE, encoded by the coding sequence ATGAGCCCCATCCCGGAACGGGTCTACCTGCTCGGCGTCCGACGCCCTGCGCAGACGCGCGGAGACATGCTCCGTTCGCTCGACGAGCTGCGCCGCCTCGTGGACACTGCGGGCGGCGTGGTGGTCGGTCACGCCACGCAGGAATTGAAACGCGCGGCCAGCGCCACACTCATCCATCGGGGTAAAGTGGAGGCCATCCGCAGCGATCTGATCGCCACCACGACCGCGCTCGTCGCCGTGGACGCGGAGCTGACGCCGGCACAAAATCGGAACTTGGCAGACGCCTGGGGCTGCAAAGTCCTCGATCGCACCGCGGTCATCCTCGATATCTTCGCGCGCCGCGCCCGCACCCGCGCAGGGCGACTGCAAGTCGCGCTGGCCCAGCTCCAATATCGTCTGCCACGGCTGGCCGGACACGGCGAAGCGCTCATGCAACAGGCCGGCCATATCGGCAATCGCGGTCCCGGCGAGACGAAACTCGAAATCGATCGCCGCCGCGTGCGCGAACAGATCACGCGCCTCCAGCGAGACTTACGACAACTCGGGCGCCAACGCGCATTACATCGCGAACGGCGCGGCAGTATTCCGCTGCCACTCGTGGCCTTGATCGGCTATACCAACGCCGGCAAATCGACGCTGTTCAACGCGCTGACCCATGAAGCGGTCTTGGTCGAAGACCGGCTGTTCGCCACGCTCGACCCCACGGTGCGCCAAATCAAACTCCCGTCTGGACGGACGATCCTCTGCACCGACACCGTCGGATTTATCCGCAACTTGCCCCACCAGCTCGTCGAGGCCTTCCACGCCACGTTCGAAGAAGTCGCCGCCGCCTCGTTGCTCTGCCATATCATCGACGCGAGCAGCGACGACGCCGCCGCGCAGTCCCGCGTGGTCGATCGCGTCCTGACCGAACTGCAGTTGCACGAGATCCCTCGCCTCACGGTGTACAACAAATGCGATGTCCTGCACCCGACTTGCACCCACGAAACCGACGCGTTGCTGACCTCCGCCACGCACCGCACCGGCCTCGCGGCGCTGCTCGACACCATCGACCAGCGGCTCCGCGCCGGACTCCATCCGGTGCGGCTCCGTCTCCCCTATGCCCAGGCCGGCGTCGTCGCCGAACTCTATCGGCTCGGCCATGTGGTCCGCGTCCAACACCGCGCGGAGGCAATCCATATCGAGGCGTTCGCTCCGGAAAAAGTGGTCCGTCGCCTGGCCTGTTATGCGGAGTAG
- a CDS encoding PAS domain S-box protein has protein sequence MHNPLDAPRRSRRALPSDTTPLRLLLIVEGPAAALRLRSQLATTPFLNRRFQFEVATSLKQGLSRLAAETFNVVLLDLHLQESDGFDSIAMVHTEAPDVPIIVLTSTDDDGYAMEALSKGAQDFLVKDTLDGRLLARAICYAIERQHLLDRLAQSSEERFRGIIEHNADGMIVVDLQGIVRYVNPAAEMIFERTEEEIVNRPFYFALSANTSMEVKIPCKGRAAREKLAELRVTAIEWDQRPAYLAAVRDITELKRVEQLKAEISEHERLDRMKDEFVSTASHELRTPLAIIKSAIENLQDGIAGPMTADQQHFLSIGRRNTDRLTKLVNDILDLSRLESGRVPLRRRAVEPYPLVIEILQHCKMIAAERNIAIVEELLPELPAIDVDPDLIAQALTNLLSNAVKFAKQRIVVSATQLESGPAAPRSAAEKPQGRGMRLPARGLKITVRDDGPGIPATSIGRLFNRFEQLHIPGPQSGNQKGTGLGLAITKEIVHLHGGAIWVESPPGGGAHFHCVLPLADPAETTT, from the coding sequence ATGCATAACCCACTAGACGCGCCTCGCCGTTCGCGCCGCGCGCTGCCGTCCGATACCACGCCATTACGGTTATTATTGATCGTCGAAGGGCCGGCCGCGGCGCTGCGCTTGCGCTCTCAACTGGCCACGACGCCATTTCTCAATCGCCGTTTCCAATTCGAAGTCGCGACGTCATTAAAACAAGGATTATCCCGCCTCGCGGCGGAGACATTTAATGTCGTCTTGCTCGACTTGCATCTGCAGGAGAGCGACGGGTTCGACTCGATCGCCATGGTGCACACCGAGGCCCCCGACGTGCCGATCATCGTGCTGACCAGTACCGATGATGACGGCTATGCGATGGAGGCGTTGAGCAAGGGCGCGCAAGATTTCCTGGTGAAGGACACGCTCGACGGCCGACTGCTGGCGCGCGCGATCTGCTACGCGATCGAACGGCAACATTTGCTCGATCGGTTGGCGCAGTCGTCGGAAGAACGCTTCCGCGGCATCATCGAACACAACGCTGACGGCATGATCGTCGTCGATCTCCAAGGCATCGTCCGCTACGTCAATCCGGCGGCGGAGATGATCTTCGAACGGACGGAAGAAGAGATCGTGAATCGGCCTTTTTATTTCGCGCTCTCGGCGAACACGAGCATGGAAGTCAAAATCCCGTGTAAAGGCCGTGCAGCACGGGAGAAACTGGCGGAACTGCGGGTCACCGCGATCGAATGGGACCAGCGTCCGGCGTACCTTGCCGCGGTGCGCGACATCACGGAGTTGAAGCGCGTGGAACAATTGAAGGCGGAGATCAGCGAACACGAGCGCTTGGATCGGATGAAAGACGAATTCGTCAGCACCGCGTCGCACGAGCTCCGCACGCCGTTGGCGATCATTAAGAGTGCGATCGAAAACCTGCAAGATGGGATCGCCGGCCCGATGACGGCGGACCAACAACATTTCCTGAGCATCGGGCGGCGCAATACGGATCGACTCACGAAGCTCGTCAACGATATCCTCGATTTGTCGCGGCTCGAATCGGGACGCGTACCGTTGCGGCGTCGTGCCGTGGAACCGTATCCGCTGGTGATTGAGATCCTGCAACACTGCAAGATGATCGCGGCGGAACGGAATATTGCGATCGTCGAAGAGTTGCTCCCGGAACTCCCGGCCATCGACGTCGATCCGGACTTGATCGCCCAGGCGCTGACGAATTTGCTCTCCAACGCGGTAAAGTTCGCGAAACAACGCATCGTCGTATCGGCGACACAGCTGGAGTCGGGACCGGCGGCGCCCCGCAGCGCGGCTGAAAAGCCGCAAGGCCGCGGGATGCGTCTACCGGCGCGTGGCCTGAAGATCACGGTGCGGGACGACGGGCCGGGCATTCCGGCCACGTCGATCGGCCGACTCTTTAATCGTTTTGAACAGCTCCATATTCCGGGACCGCAAAGTGGAAACCAAAAAGGGACCGGCCTCGGTCTGGCGATCACCAAGGAGATCGTCCATCTGCACGGCGGTGCGATTTGGGTGGAGAGTCCGCCGGGCGGCGGCGCACATTTTCACTGCGTGTTGCCGTTGGCCGACCCCGCGGAGACAACGACATGA
- a CDS encoding response regulator gives MTPPPLTILIIDDEPDFTVLLRPRLERAGYQVQAAYDGPEGLTAVRACAPALIVLDISMPSMSGFVVCQQLKAAPETAAIPVILLTAKAQEHERQTGLACGAAAYFTKPFDTPALLAAIQRLLTGTHSED, from the coding sequence ATGACGCCGCCACCGCTCACGATTCTGATCATCGATGACGAACCGGATTTTACGGTGTTGTTACGCCCGCGCCTGGAACGCGCCGGATACCAAGTACAGGCCGCGTACGACGGTCCCGAGGGATTGACCGCCGTGCGCGCCTGCGCACCCGCGTTGATCGTACTCGATATCAGCATGCCGAGTATGAGCGGATTTGTGGTGTGCCAGCAATTGAAGGCCGCGCCGGAAACGGCGGCGATCCCCGTCATTCTGCTTACCGCGAAGGCGCAAGAACACGAACGCCAAACTGGCCTCGCGTGCGGTGCCGCCGCGTACTTCACGAAACCGTTCGACACCCCCGCCCTGCTCGCCGCGATCCAACGCCTGCTGACCGGAACGCACTCTGAAGATTGA
- a CDS encoding NAD-dependent epimerase/dehydratase family protein produces the protein MKILITGAAGFIGQYAVREFLAHGYDVVGLDNFSKYGPVTLEHCDPAHFRFVAGDATDVGMLTELAADCDHVVAGAARIGGISYFHEFAYDLLAENERIVAATFDAALAAHRRGRLQKITVLSSSMVFENATQFPTPEGHEQVCPPPSSSYGFQKLACEYFARAAWTQYQLPYTIIRPFNCVGLGERRACASAEVYSGDIKLAMSHVVPDLIQKILKGQDPLRILGDGQQIRHYTYGGDIARGLRLGVERAEALNQDFNIATAESTTVRSLAERIWRRIHGQRPLHIVSDPPYPYDVQCRIPDVAKAKRLLGFEATTTLDTMLDELIPWIQTQVERGLI, from the coding sequence ATGAAAATTCTGATTACTGGGGCGGCGGGATTTATTGGGCAGTATGCGGTGCGGGAATTCCTGGCGCACGGCTACGACGTCGTCGGGCTCGACAATTTTTCCAAATATGGTCCCGTCACGTTGGAACATTGCGACCCGGCCCATTTTCGTTTCGTCGCAGGCGATGCGACTGATGTCGGCATGTTGACGGAACTAGCAGCCGACTGCGATCACGTCGTGGCCGGGGCCGCGCGGATCGGCGGAATCTCCTATTTTCACGAATTCGCGTACGACTTGTTGGCGGAAAACGAGCGCATCGTCGCGGCCACGTTCGACGCCGCATTGGCCGCGCATCGCCGCGGACGTTTGCAAAAAATCACCGTGCTGTCGTCCTCAATGGTGTTCGAGAATGCGACGCAATTCCCGACGCCGGAAGGGCATGAACAAGTCTGTCCACCGCCCAGTTCGTCGTACGGATTTCAAAAGCTGGCGTGCGAATATTTCGCGCGGGCCGCGTGGACGCAGTATCAACTCCCGTACACCATTATCCGCCCGTTTAATTGTGTCGGCCTCGGCGAGCGACGTGCTTGCGCCTCCGCAGAAGTTTATTCCGGCGATATCAAATTAGCGATGAGTCACGTCGTGCCGGACCTGATCCAAAAGATCCTGAAGGGCCAAGACCCATTGCGCATCTTGGGCGATGGACAGCAAATCCGTCATTACACGTATGGCGGTGACATCGCGCGCGGACTCCGCTTGGGCGTGGAGCGGGCGGAGGCGTTGAATCAGGACTTCAACATCGCGACCGCCGAATCGACCACAGTGCGCTCATTGGCGGAGCGGATCTGGCGGCGGATTCACGGTCAGCGGCCGCTGCACATCGTGTCGGATCCGCCATATCCATACGATGTCCAGTGTCGCATCCCTGACGTTGCGAAGGCGAAACGGTTGCTCGGGTTTGAAGCCACGACGACACTCGATACGATGCTGGATGAATTGATTCCGTGGATCCAGACGCAAGTGGAGCGCGGATTGATATGA
- a CDS encoding nucleotide sugar dehydrogenase, producing MGRSMDTFEYDVCIVGGCGRVGLPLGLLLADRGQRVVLYDINAAAVAKVNAGQMPYREPDADAVLARVRQRTLSVTTDIDVVRRARIVILTIGTPVDEHINPHLTPVVRCVQDLAPHLQDTQTVILRSTVLPGTTAYVRDLLARAGKQPAVCFCPERVAEGAAFHEITSLPQLVAGMDDRGVEVARALFGLLTAELIVLTPIEAELTKLFTNVWRYMKFATANQFYMIAAEHGADFRKIGHAMRHAYPRGADFPRPGFTAGPCLFKDTMQLAAFYHHHFFLGHAAMLVNEGMPDFLRDQLKREHDLSQLTIGILGMTFKPEVDDIRESLAFKLKKLLLFEGTTVLCADEYWRDASLVDKSELIAKSDLIVIGCPHRAYRTLDFHGKRVVDIWESLEPL from the coding sequence ATGGGGAGATCCATGGACACATTTGAATACGATGTCTGTATCGTCGGCGGATGCGGACGCGTCGGATTGCCGCTCGGGTTGTTGCTCGCGGATCGCGGACAGCGGGTGGTGCTCTACGACATCAATGCCGCAGCGGTCGCTAAAGTGAATGCCGGACAGATGCCATATCGCGAGCCGGACGCCGACGCCGTGTTGGCGCGGGTGCGGCAACGCACGTTGAGCGTTACCACCGACATCGACGTCGTGCGCCGTGCGCGGATCGTGATCCTGACAATCGGGACGCCGGTCGATGAACATATCAATCCACACCTCACGCCGGTGGTGCGGTGTGTGCAAGATTTGGCGCCGCATTTACAAGACACGCAAACGGTCATTCTGCGCAGCACGGTGCTCCCGGGCACGACGGCCTATGTGCGCGATCTGTTGGCGCGGGCCGGAAAGCAGCCGGCCGTCTGCTTTTGCCCCGAGCGCGTGGCGGAGGGCGCGGCGTTCCACGAAATTACGTCGCTGCCGCAGTTGGTCGCCGGGATGGATGACCGCGGCGTAGAGGTCGCGCGGGCGCTGTTTGGGTTGCTGACTGCGGAATTGATCGTGCTGACGCCGATCGAGGCGGAGCTGACCAAGCTCTTTACCAACGTGTGGCGCTATATGAAGTTCGCGACCGCGAATCAGTTTTATATGATCGCCGCGGAGCATGGGGCCGACTTTCGTAAGATCGGCCATGCGATGCGCCACGCGTATCCGCGCGGCGCCGATTTTCCGCGCCCCGGTTTTACCGCCGGCCCGTGCCTCTTCAAAGACACGATGCAGCTGGCGGCCTTTTACCACCACCATTTTTTCTTGGGCCACGCGGCGATGCTGGTCAACGAAGGGATGCCCGATTTCCTCCGCGATCAATTGAAGCGTGAGCATGATCTCTCCCAACTGACCATTGGCATCCTCGGGATGACGTTCAAGCCGGAAGTGGACGACATCCGCGAGTCGCTCGCGTTCAAACTGAAGAAACTGCTGCTGTTCGAAGGCACCACGGTGCTCTGCGCCGATGAATATTGGCGCGATGCGAGTTTAGTCGACAAGAGCGAGCTGATCGCAAAGAGCGATCTGATCGTGATCGGCTGTCCGCACCGCGCGTACCGCACGCTCGATTTCCACGGGAAGCGTGTGGTGGACATCTGGGAATCCTTGGAGCCACTATGA
- a CDS encoding DUF342 domain-containing protein, producing MDPLNYGTVQWSDDHLSATLTCRTWDQSEPASWSADELTATWLPALTTVGVVFGVDATTLHATLAAWLADGAERTAEIAHGVLPLAGLDGHISCMAPHLVTAQPAKGVAGQSRPWSKLITNVAAGTRLAQCTPPTSGTPGYLVTGEEIPATPGAMPSCERSALVQEALQPDGTIAYVAEADGVLLALTPEQIQLVTEQTIPHDLHDPEGDVVVWGDLTVTGSVLPNTVLRVRGQLHVAGAIESAFVEAGGDIAVDGGLFGKAEGTQVKAGGTLSAKFVQNARVTAGGDITIRDSVVNSQLLSSGTVEISGQRGLILTSRVVAGGSILVDTAGSTAEGPLALIAGHNPTFWQYNARLTRELEFTHRQHVKGSSQVAKDRTPPLHRLQNDFVARRRCEAFIYERILMRRKAALYTELRGSQALPVIAIRRQAFANTAFTLGPCTQTVKTIQRAGVCRLLLPHATLVWQAS from the coding sequence ATGGATCCGCTCAACTACGGGACCGTGCAATGGAGTGACGACCATTTGTCGGCCACGCTCACTTGTCGCACGTGGGACCAATCGGAACCGGCGTCGTGGAGTGCGGACGAATTGACCGCAACATGGCTTCCGGCGCTGACTACTGTGGGCGTCGTATTCGGCGTCGACGCGACCACGCTCCACGCCACACTCGCCGCGTGGTTGGCCGACGGTGCCGAACGCACTGCGGAGATCGCCCACGGCGTCCTGCCGCTAGCCGGCCTCGACGGCCACATCAGTTGCATGGCCCCGCACCTCGTGACCGCCCAGCCCGCTAAGGGCGTTGCTGGACAGTCGCGGCCGTGGTCGAAATTGATCACGAACGTCGCGGCCGGGACACGCCTGGCACAATGCACACCGCCGACGTCGGGGACGCCGGGATATCTGGTGACTGGCGAAGAGATCCCCGCCACGCCCGGTGCGATGCCGTCGTGCGAACGGAGTGCACTCGTGCAAGAGGCCCTGCAACCGGACGGCACGATTGCTTACGTCGCGGAGGCGGATGGCGTCTTGCTCGCCCTCACCCCTGAGCAGATCCAACTCGTCACGGAACAAACGATTCCCCACGATCTGCACGATCCTGAAGGTGACGTCGTCGTCTGGGGAGACCTGACCGTCACAGGGTCAGTGCTACCCAACACGGTGCTGCGGGTGCGCGGACAGCTTCACGTTGCAGGGGCGATCGAAAGCGCATTCGTCGAGGCCGGCGGCGATATCGCGGTCGACGGCGGCCTGTTCGGCAAGGCGGAAGGGACCCAAGTGAAGGCCGGCGGGACTCTCAGCGCCAAGTTCGTGCAAAACGCGCGCGTCACGGCCGGCGGCGACATCACGATCCGCGATAGCGTCGTCAACAGCCAGCTCCTCAGCAGCGGCACAGTGGAAATTAGCGGGCAACGCGGTTTGATTCTCACCAGCCGCGTCGTCGCCGGCGGCTCGATCCTCGTCGACACGGCCGGCTCCACCGCCGAAGGCCCGCTCGCGTTGATCGCCGGTCACAATCCGACGTTTTGGCAATACAACGCGCGCCTGACGCGGGAGCTGGAATTTACCCATCGCCAACATGTGAAAGGCAGTTCGCAAGTTGCCAAAGATCGCACGCCGCCGCTGCATCGACTGCAAAACGATTTCGTTGCGCGGCGCCGCTGTGAGGCCTTCATTTATGAACGCATCCTGATGCGGCGCAAGGCCGCGCTCTACACGGAATTGCGCGGTAGCCAGGCGTTGCCGGTCATTGCGATTCGTCGCCAGGCCTTTGCCAACACGGCGTTCACACTCGGCCCTTGCACCCAAACCGTGAAGACCATACAACGCGCCGGCGTCTGTCGACTGTTGCTGCCGCATGCCACTTTGGTCTGGCAGGCGTCGTGA
- a CDS encoding CBS domain-containing protein has translation MKPLLELTVADIMHPNVITIPTGASAVEAIRMMGTQKISALIVEPEHAHDAHGIITRKDLVIEAMENLETLTHLKVGDIATKPVISIPPHLGIKHAVRLMRLVGVRRLAVFDGPKLVGLISNSDVFREVLKLGH, from the coding sequence ATGAAACCATTACTCGAACTCACCGTCGCGGATATCATGCATCCGAATGTCATTACCATCCCGACCGGCGCGTCCGCGGTCGAGGCGATCCGGATGATGGGAACACAGAAAATCTCCGCGCTAATCGTGGAACCGGAACACGCGCACGATGCTCACGGCATCATTACGCGCAAGGATTTAGTCATCGAGGCGATGGAAAATCTGGAGACACTGACCCATTTGAAGGTGGGCGACATCGCCACCAAACCGGTGATCAGCATTCCGCCCCACCTCGGGATCAAACACGCCGTCCGCTTGATGCGGCTGGTCGGCGTCCGCCGCTTGGCCGTCTTCGACGGTCCAAAACTCGTCGGCCTGATCAGCAACAGCGACGTCTTCCGCGAAGTACTGAAGCTGGGACACTAA